A region from the Streptomyces sp. Tu6071 genome encodes:
- a CDS encoding ParA family protein codes for MSQPSDREKVVSKLPASLRQQLKIRAAQHRLDIQIAVEQAIHAWTALAASPAAVDVSGASSFATFLPPGQWDTFKKAAAARDVTLTQGLAQAVQLWLDMNPSPEVIRPETTRRIIVCNQKGGVGKTAITAGTGEALAENPDTLRPVRVAKQLAAAQLASPETDGSSDALEVENLPGLGLRVLLIDFDPQCHLTRQLGAEPLPLDGDSLTKHMGGEAKGELRDLIVAVDQEHFGDRLHMLPGCNDAFLLDVKLASVRASEKALERALAPLEGDYDVIIVDCPPSLGLSMDAAIYYGHRRDGEAPGQSGTLIVVQAEDSSADAYDMLTTQIDDLRSDLDVVIDYLGIVVNLYDARRGYIATSSLQGWVDIKDPRVVGLVGDLKEQKEAVRMQQPLLSYSPTCTQSVAMRALARELA; via the coding sequence ATGAGTCAGCCCAGCGACCGCGAAAAGGTCGTCTCCAAACTCCCCGCCAGCCTCCGCCAACAACTCAAGATCCGTGCGGCACAACATCGCCTCGACATCCAGATCGCCGTGGAACAAGCCATCCACGCCTGGACCGCCCTCGCCGCCTCCCCCGCAGCCGTTGACGTCAGCGGCGCCAGCTCCTTCGCGACCTTCCTCCCCCCGGGCCAGTGGGACACCTTCAAGAAGGCTGCCGCCGCCCGTGACGTGACTCTTACTCAGGGCCTGGCACAAGCCGTGCAGCTGTGGCTCGACATGAACCCCTCCCCCGAGGTCATCCGTCCAGAGACAACCCGCCGCATCATCGTCTGCAACCAGAAAGGCGGTGTCGGCAAGACCGCCATCACGGCAGGGACAGGAGAAGCCCTGGCCGAGAACCCTGACACCCTGCGCCCGGTACGAGTCGCCAAGCAGCTCGCCGCCGCACAACTCGCATCACCGGAAACTGACGGCAGCAGCGACGCGCTCGAGGTAGAAAACCTCCCCGGCCTCGGCTTGCGCGTCCTCCTGATCGACTTCGACCCCCAATGCCACCTCACCCGCCAGCTCGGCGCCGAGCCCCTCCCCCTCGACGGCGACAGCCTCACCAAGCACATGGGCGGAGAGGCAAAGGGCGAACTCCGCGACCTGATCGTCGCCGTCGACCAGGAACACTTCGGCGACCGGCTCCACATGCTGCCCGGCTGCAACGACGCCTTCCTCCTCGACGTCAAACTCGCGTCCGTTCGCGCCAGCGAGAAAGCCCTGGAACGAGCCCTCGCCCCCCTCGAAGGTGATTACGACGTAATCATCGTCGACTGCCCACCCAGCCTCGGCCTCTCCATGGACGCCGCGATCTACTACGGCCACCGCCGCGACGGCGAAGCCCCCGGACAGTCAGGCACCCTCATCGTCGTCCAGGCCGAAGACAGCTCCGCCGACGCCTACGACATGCTCACCACCCAGATCGACGACCTCCGCAGCGACCTCGACGTCGTCATCGATTACCTCGGCATCGTCGTCAACCTCTACGACGCCCGCCGCGGCTACATCGCCACCAGCTCCCTCCAGGGCTGGGTCGACATAAAGGACCCCCGCGTCGTCGGCCTCGTCGGCGACCTCAAGGAGCAGAAGGAAGCCGTACGCATGCAACAACCGCTCCTGTCCTACTCCCCCACCTGCACACAGTCCGTCGCCATGCGCGCCCTCGCCCGGGAGCTCGCATGA